The Abditibacteriota bacterium sequence TCTCCGGGGTCTCCGACCGGCCTCTCTCCTCAGTGACCTCCGCCGACCGGCGGGCCCTGGCAGACGCCGTCAAGGGCCTGACCCTGACAGTAGCGTCTCTGTGCCCCATGGAGGAAGCCATCATCACCAGAGGAGGAGTGGTCCTGGGCGAGATAAACCCCGGGACCATGGAGTCCAAGCGGGTCGGCGGTCTCTATTTTTGCGGAGAAGTGCTGGATATAGACGCCAGGACAGGAGGCTACAATCTCCAGGCCGCCTTCAGCACCGGCTACGTGGCCGGCGTCTCCGCCGCCCGTCTCAGGCAAGAGGGACCAGCAGAGTAAACCGGCTGCCCTCTCCCACCCGGGACTCCACCCGGATGCTGCCGCCCATGGCGGAGAGCAGCTCTCTGGTCAAAAACAGCCCTATGCCTCTGCCGTCCGTGTGGAGAGGGGCGTCCAGCCTCTCGCCCAGAGCAAATATCTTCTCCAGATCCTCGGGAGCTATGCCGCTGCCCCTGTCCGTCACGGTCACAAAGCCACAGTCCTGCTCCCGGCCGCAAGTCACGGTGATCTCGCTGCCCCGGGGGGAATATTTGGCGCTGTTGGCCAGCAGGTTCAGCAGGGCCTGGCACAGCTTGTCCCTGTCGGCCCTGACGGTCACGGCCGCGGGAGTATCCACCGCCAGCTCATGGCCGGGCCAGGCTACGCGGTGCACGGAGACCGCGTGGCCGCACACCTCCCTCAGGTCAAACTCGGAGAGCTCGGCCCCGATGGGCTGCCCTTTGCTGAGCCGGGCCATGCTCCTGATCTCTCCCGTGAGCCTCAGGAGCCGGGAGGCTTCCTGCCTGATGACCCGGACGGCCTCATCCTTTTCCTCCGGAGAAGCATCCTTTTCCAGCGCTATATCGGCGTAGCCGCCGATGGCCGTCAGAGGCCCCGCCATTTCGTGGAGCACCCAGTCCAGCAGGGTGTTGTGCTCGGCTCTTTTCATTGTTCCCTCACCCTCTTTTCCAGCGTGGACCGGTAAAATGCCTCGTAGCGGTCCAGCATGCCGTCTATGGAAAAGTTGACGGCGTGTTCCGCCGCCCTCCGGGACATCTTGCCCCGCAGCTCCTCATTGTCCAGCAGGACCCGTATCCTGCCGGCAAAATCCCCGGCCTTGTTGTCCGTGAGGAAGCCGGTGGTGTTTTCCACTATGTTTTCCGGCACGCCGCCCGCCCTCACTGCCACCACCGGCAGACCGGCGGCCTGGGCCTCGCACACGGCCAGTCCCTGGGTCTCGGTGACTGAGGGAAACGCGAATATGTCGCCGCAGCGCAGATAGTCGTATATCCGGCTGTTGTCCACCATGCCCGTAAAGACGTATCTGCCGCCCCCGGCAGCGGCCTGCCGCTTCATATGCTCCAGATAGGGTCCGCCGCCTATGACCAGCAGTGTCAGGTCGGGATAGTCGGCCTGCAGGCCGGCGTAGGCTTCGGTGAGGAGGTCCAGATTCTTTTCCCTGGCCACCCGGCTCATATACACCAGCACCCGGCTCTCCCGGGGTATCCCCAGGCTTTCCCTCATATCCCCGGCGCCGGGCTCCCCGGGAAGGCGGATGCCCGTGGGGATGATCCTGATCTCCCTCTTGACTCCGTAGCCCATGAGCTCCACCTTCATCATGGCGGAGGGAGTGGCCACGGCGTCACAGGAGGAATAGAATCGGGCCAGATATTTTTTCACCGCGCAGGCGGCCAAAGGCCCGGGAGCAAAGGGCACGTAGTGCACGTATTCGGGATACAGAGTGTGGGAAACGCTGACAAAGGGGACGCCCAGCTTCCGGGCGATGCTCCGCCCGCGGAAGCCGTATAAAAAGGGTATCTGGGCGTGAATGACGTCGGGGCCTATGCCCTTGAGCATATCCTCCAGGCCCGCCAGACCGGCAGGAGAAGGCAGAGGATAATCCTTCGCCGCCTTCAGAATGAGGGAGCCGGTGCGCAGGACGCCTTCCCCGTCAGCGGCGTCGGGATGGTCCGGCGCTATGACCGTCACCCTGTGGCCCCGGGCAGTCAGCCCGCGGAACAGGATGTCTGTGGACGCGCTGACGCCGTTGATGACCGGAAAATAGCTCTCCGACAAAATAGCGATATTCATCCTGACCTCCCGAAATAACTGCAGGGCAACTTGAAATAAGGTGTCAAATATAATTATAATTTATATGGCACTGTTTGTCAATTCAGCCTATCAAGGAGCCCATATGACACCTGCAGAACGAGCCCGGCAGCTGACGGCCGCCATAGAGCAGGCCAACAAGGAATACTATCAGGAAGACAGCCCCACCCTCTCGGACGCCGAATACGACGCCCTGATGCGGGAGCTTGCCGCCCTGGAGGCGGAGCACCCGGAGCTGGCGGACCCCTCCTCCCCCACCCGGCGGGTAGGAGCCGCTCCCAGAGAAGGCTTTGGCGAGGTGGTCCACCTGACCCCCATGCTCAGCCTGTCAAACATATTCTCCAAGGAAGAGTTTTTGGCCTTTGACGCCTCCCTCAGGAGGGTGCTGGCTTCAGACGAGCCCATAGAATACATCTGCGAGCTGAAGTTTGACGGGCTGGCAGTGTCCGTCACCTACGAAAACGGCCTCCTTATCAGGGCGGGCACCAGAGGCGACGGCAGCGTGGGCGAGGACATCACGGAAAACGCGCGCACCATCCGCAGCATCCCTCTCAAATGCGACGCTGAGGACTTTCCTCCCCTGATGGAGATCAGGGGCGAGGTGATCCTGACCCACCGGGAGTTCGCCCGGATCAACCGGGAGAGAGAGGAGACCGGCGAGCAGACCTTTGCCAACTGCCGCAACGCCGCCGCCGGCTCGCTCCGGCAGCTGGACCCCCGGGTGACGGCCCGGCGCCGGCTGATCATGTTTTGCTACGGCACCGTGAGCCCGGAGGGGACCGGCTTTGAGACCCAGAGCGAGGCCATGGAGACCTGCCGCCGCTGGGGCTTCAACGTGAATCCCGACTACAGGGTGTGCCGGACCCCCGAAGAGGTGCTGGACTACATCGACTACATAGAGGAGCGCAAGAAGACCCTGCCCTACGACTGCGACGGCATGGTGATCAAGGTCAACAGCGTGGCTCTGCAAAACGAGATAGGCTTTGCAGCCCGCAGCCCCAAGTGGGCCACCGCCTACAAGTTCCCGGGGCTCCAGGCGGAAACGGTGCTGGAGGACATAGAGCTGCAGGTAGGCCGCACCGGAGCCATCACCCCCGTAGCGGTGCTGTCCCCCGTCCGCCTGTCGGGCGTGGTCATCAAAAAGGCCACCCTGCACAATCAGAGCGAGATAGACCGCAAGGACATACGCATAGGCGACACTGTGATAGTGCAGCGGGCCGGCGAGGTGATCCCCGAGGTGGTGAGGTCGGTGAAGGAAAAAAGAGGCCTGCTGCAGACTCCCTTCGTGATGCCCGACTGCTGCCCCGTGTGCGGCAGCCCGGCTGAACGGGACATCCTGTCCGTCAGGGACGGGACGCCCGAATACGGAGCCGTGCTGAGGTGCAACAACCCCCGGTGCCCCGCCCAGCAAAAGGCAGCCATAGAGCACTTTGTATCCAAGGGAGCCATGGACATAGACGGCCTGGGACCCATGGTCATAGACAAGCTGCTGCAAAAAGGGCTCATTGCCGACCCTTCGGACATATACCGCCTGACGGCGGAAGATCTGGCCGGACTATACAAGAGCGGGCAGAAGTCGGCGGAAAACCTGATCAGGGCCATCGACGGATCCAGGCATCCCGAGCCGGGCAGATTCATATACGCTCTGGGCATCAGGCACGTGGGTGAAAAAACGGCGGAGATACTGGCGGACAGATTCAAGACTATAGGGGCCCTGGCGGAGGCCTCCGCCGGGGAGCTGGCCCTCATACCGGACATAGGAGACACGGTGGCGGGCAGCATCTACGGCTTTTTCCGCAACCAAAGCAGGCTGGACTTCATAGAACGGCTGCTGGCCGCCGGGGTGAGCCCCCGGGAGCCGGAGGAAAAGGAGATCAACGAGAGCCTGGCCGGAAAGACCCTGGTCTTTACCGGCTCCCTGACCCGGTTTACCCGCTCCGAAGCCGAGAGCATGGTGCGCAAGGCGGGAGGCAAGGCCTCTTCCTCGGTGAGCAAAAACACCTGGATGGTGGTAGCGGGCCCCGGAGCCGGCAGCAAGCTGGACAAGGCCCGGGAACTGGGGGTGCAGGTGCTGTCGGAAGAAGAATTCCTGCGCCTGATGGGCAAAGAATAGCGCGCGGCCCTGTATGGCTGCAGCCTTTTGCGCGTGCAGTCAGATTATTCCACGGCGTTGAGCCTGCGTCATTCCCGGCCGCCACCTCGCTCCTTATTCAGGTCCGGCAGCTTTATCACTCCGGATAAACAGGCTCCACAGAGGTATTCGTATCCATATCCCATGCTTTGTGCGGATACAGATCTTCTGTCGTCACTTTGCCGTTGTGCCAGATCACGGAACCGTTTACCTTGGCTATTCCATATTCAAAAGAGGTCTTTTTTATATTCATGTTTTTATCGCAGTCCTTTTTTTTAAGCTTTACGCGCCAATGGGTGATATAGCCGTCTTGGTATTCTATCCGCACTATGTTGTCGGTGAGGATCCTGCCGGATGCAATTGGAAGCAGCTTCCCCCAGGCTTCGCTGGTAAATAGTGACCCGCAAAAAGCTTTGGGATAAAAATCCGATTCCATCCCCCCTTTTTTACTGCTGATATACTCCACCCCTATATCTGAAAGAACTATGTATCCCTTCTTCGTTTTCTTTACGTCAAGGAGAGAGCCCCTGTCCGAGACCCACACCAGTCTGTTTTTGTCTTTGAGAACCTGAAGGTGCTTTTTAAAGCCGAGATCATCAAGATCGACAGCCCACCGCAACAATGACCTGGGGTCTTTTTCGTATCCTATAGCAGCCTCGTGAATATCATATTTTTCAAGCATGAACCCGCCTTTAAATTTCGATGTTTCCGATAGTTTGTATTTTCGCGCAAAGGCCTTCGGGGCGTAAAGATACTCGTCCATAAAATGATTGCGTATTGGTTTATGAAATTCGGATAACACTATCCCGCCGGTATTCAACAACGTTCCGTTGCCAAAATTGACAGTATGCCTGAATACAGTATATTTGTTGAACCTCAGGACTTCGGTCGTGTATCTTCTCAAATCCGGAACATTCTTTTTTGAGATATACCTCAGTTTGTATTTTTCAAATCCTCCCGGAGAGAAGTAGATCGCCCTGTCTCTTGTGTACGTAAATATAGCTTCCCAAAAGGTTTGTCGCATATTGTTGGGGCTACTAAACCCGGTAGCCCACATAAGGAGAACTATCAAAAGCCAGACGCCTATGACCACAATCACTTTTCTTTTCACTGATTTTCTCCGTAAACAATAATTTTAAAATTGGCAGGAAACAGCTTGTCTCCGGAAATAGTTTTTTCGGTAATGCCATCCAGTGTTTTTGCGGGTATCTCTGCAATACCATTATAGCACAAAGAGAGGGCAAATGAAGAAGGCCGAGCATGTTTGGCACACCATCGGAGCGGTGTGAGCCCCCGGGAGCTGGGAATAGAGGTGCTGTCGGAAGAAGAATTCCTGCGCCTGATGGGCAAAGAATAGCGCGCGGCTGTGCCGCGCGCCCTGATATCACACGCCTTCCGGGGTCCCGCGGCCTTTTTGCGGCTGCGGGACCCCGGTCCGGTATGGCTCTTTATTCTCCGGCGGCGGGTCCCGCAAAGCGTTTCCATTCCAGGATGCGCCGCTTCATGCCTTCGATGTCCAGTATCCCGCAGGCAAAGCCCTTCCTGACCAGCTCCTCGGGCAGATATTCGTCGTATTTTTCGAACACGGGTATCTCCTTGGGATACACCAGCTCCAGGGGATCAAACTCCTTGCCGGCCTCTTCGGTGACTATCCGGTAAAAATCCGCCTCCCCCGCCTGCATGGTAAACTGCATATAGTAGGGGCGGGAGCTCTCCAGTCCCTTGAGTCCCAGCCGCTGCGCGCAGCGGAGCTTCAGAAACCGTTCCATGGCCAGGAAGGGATAGGTGCCCACCCAGGGAAAGAGGGCCCACATTTTGCCGCCCAGGCTGATGAGGGGGCGCTCCGCCATACCCGACCTGCGGAAAGTGTCTCTGGCTTCGGCGAGACGGTACCGGGCCCGGGACATCAGGTAGGGGTATTCTTTGTCCTCGGTAAGCACCCGGTACATCCGTTCCAGAATGCGGGTGTGTATATCTCCCGCCACGTCTCCGAAGTAGGCGGGTATGTTGCCCTTGACCGGCGAGGCGTAAACCGCCAGGCGCTTGTGGTCGATATCCTCCACCACCCAGACCCGTCCGGCGATAGCTATCTTGTCCCCCACGGGAGGCGGCTTCACTATGGTGCCCAGCTGCTCCGAGCCGGAGCGCACAGTGTATTCCACGTTTTCCCGGAACACCGCGTAAAACTTGTAGTTGTTCACCACCCTCTCGCCAGTGAGGCCCATTATGAGCCCTCCGTTTTCGGTGCGGGCCGCGTGGTCCGTCTCCAGCAAATGCCGGAGGAGCAGGCGGTAGTCCTCCTGTGTGACCCGGCGGAAGCAGGAGAGGGTCAGCACCCGGCTGGCCAGCTCGGCGGGAGTCATCTCTCCGTGAGAGGCCAGGGTGCTCATGGTCTGGTGGTAGAGCAGACTGTAGGGCAGCCGGTCCAGCCGGGGCGGCTCCACAAAGCGGTCCTCTATGTAGCTCTGGACCAGGGCTATGCCCTGTATGAGATACCAGGGGATGCTGTCCGGGGTCATGGCCCGGGCCTCCTGGTGGTCTTCACGCATCACGAACCACATTTCCGACGGGGCGTCCCGGCGGCCGGTGCGTCCCAGCCGCTGCAAAAAGCCGGACACGGTAAAGGGGGCGTCTATCTGAAAAGCCCGTTCCAGCCGGCCTATGTCGATGCCCAGCTCCAGAGTGGCGGTGGCGCACACGGACTGGGCCGACTCGTCATCCTTCATATCCTCTTCGGCGCTCTCCCTATAGGAGGCGGACAGATTGCCGTGGTGTATCAGGAATCTGTCCGGCTGGCCCGTGGCTTCGCAATACTGCCTCAGGCTCTGGCACACGCCTTCGCATTCCTCCCGGGAATTGGTGAAGATGAGGCACTTTTTGCCCCGTGTGTGCTCGAATATATAGCCGTAGCCCGGGTCTGCAGCCTTGGGCGCCCTGTCCGTGGGCTTTTCCATGGGGGGCGTTCCCGGGGGGACGGGCATGTCCTCATCGGCCTGGGGGTCCTGCTTGTAGAAGTGCTCCATGGACAGGCGCCACACCTCTTTGCCCCCGTCAAACTCGGGTATCACTACTCCCCTGCCGCTGCCCTCCGACATAAACCGGCCTGCCAGCCGGGGGTCTCCTATGGTGGCGGAAAGGCCTATGCGCCTGGGGTCGCAGCCGGCCAGCCGGCAAAGCCTTTCTATGAGACAAAAGGTCTGGAGCCCCCTGTCCGCCCTCAGCAGGGAATGGATCTCGTCTATGACCACAAAGCGCAGGTCGCCGAACAGGGAGGGCACCTCCATATGCTTGTTGATCAGCAGGGACTCCAGAGACTCAGGAGTGATCTGCAGTATGCCGGAGGGCTTGCGGAGCAGCTTGCGCTTTTTGGACCGGGCGGCGTCGCCGTGCCACTTGGTGACGGCGATGCCCTGCTCCTCGCACAGCTCGCCCAGGCGTTCAAACTGATCGTTGATCAGGGCCTTCAGGGGCGCGATATACAGTACTCCCACCGTCCGGGAGGGCTCCTCCTCCAGCAGGGTCAGGATGGGGAAAAAGGCCGCCTCCGTCTTGCCGGAGGCCGTGGAAGCGGTGAGCAGCACGTTTTTGTCCGTGCCGAATATGGCGTCGCCGGCGGCGTTCTGCACCGCCCTCAGGCTCTGCCAGCCGGAGCGGTAGATGTAGTCCCTGATAAAGGGAGCGTAGCGTTCAAACACGTTCATACCGTAAACTCCGCAAAGCCCGCCTCTTTTTCGTCGGACACCGCTTCCGACTCCGCAAAGCCGAATTCGCCGGAATTCAGCAGATGTGACGCGTCTTTGGAGGGATCCTGATACAGGATGTCCAGCAGCTCTATGAAGTCCCGTATCACTTCCCGGGGAGTGATGTTGGTATCCGCGCCGATCCTGGCGTATTCGATCCTGATGAATTCGGCCAGGTCCTCCGTGGTGATCCGGGCGTCGTAGCCGAACAGGGAGGAATGCATCAGAGACAGCTTTTCGCACAGCACCAGCATCTCCTCCGCCGTCAGCGGGTCCAGACGGATCACCGGAGCCAGCATATCCCGGGCGCCGGGAGCGGAAAAGCGCCCCTCGCCCAGGCGGGAACGCAGGGCCTCGTAGCTATAGACGCCCCGGCGCTTGTCCTCCAGGGCCTGGGGAGTGATGCCCATGATGATGCCTATGTATTTTGCCTTGCCCTGCAGGGCGTCGTTGTACATGGCCAGCAGCTTCTCGTAGTTGTACTGCCGGGTGACGGTGTGGGGGATCTTGTATATGTTCACCAGCTCGTCTATCATGATCATCATGCCCGCATAGCCGGCCAGCCGGAAAAACAGGGCAAAGATCTTCAGATAGTCGTACCAGTCCTCGTCGGTGATGATGATATTGACTCCGAGAGCCTCCCTGGCCTCGCTCTTGGTGGAGTATTCGCCCCTGAACCAGCGGGCCACGTTGGCCCGGGTCTCGTCGTCGCCGCTCAGATAGGCCCGGTAATAGGCCGAGAGGAGCCGGGCGAACTCAAAGCCGTGCACCAGCTCGCTGACAGACGCGGTGACGGCGTAAATCTTCCGGTCGGTGGCCTCCGCCAAAGCGGGATCCCCGGGCGTGAGCCCCGTCTCCTGCAGGGCTTCGTTCTGCACGGCGTTGATCCAGCGGTCCAGCAGCAGCGTCAGGGCGCCGCCCTCCGGCTTGGTCTTGGTGGACAGGTTGCCTATGAGCTCCCGGTAGGTGGCCAGGCCCTGACCCTTGGTCCCCTGGAGCCGGCGTTCGGGGGACAGATCCGCGTCCGCCACTATGAAGCCCCGGTCCATCACGTAGTTGCGTATGGTCTGCAGGAGAAAGCTCTTGCCGCTGCCGTAGCGGCCCGTGATAAAACGGAAGGACGCTCCGCCCTCCGCTATGATATCCACGTCCCGCAGCAGGGCCTCGATCTCCTTTTTCCTGCCCACCGCGATGTAGGGCAGGCCTATGCGGGGCACCACCCCTCCCTTCAGGGAGTTCAGCACGGTCTGGGAAATCCGTCTGGGTATCTTTTTTTCTTCAGTCATCAGTCATTCCTCCAAGATATCGTTCTATGTCTTCGGCGTAGTCTTCCACCAGGATCAGCACGTCCCCTTCGCAGAGAACGGCCGTATCCCCTATCTCGTCATACAGGGCCTCGTTGATGTCGTCGGCCACCACCGAGGGCAGCAGGCCCTCGGCCCTGATGATATCCCCGGGGTCTTCCCCGGCCAGCAAGGCCCGGAGTATCCGCAGCTGAGCGCTGTCCGGCCCGGTCTCCTCCGGCTCGTCTTCGGTCCCGGAGTCCGCGGGTCCGTCGGGGTCGGCGGCTCCGGCGGCGGCCTCCTGCTCCCTTTCTTCCTCTGTCAGCAGCCGCTCCCGGGTCTCGGCGGCGTCCCGGCGTATGTTGTCCAGCCCGGACAGGTCCACCCGAACGCGGTCTATGGCGGCCTGCCTTTCCGCCTGTATATCCTCTGCGACAGCCGCGTCTATGAAGGGCGCGGCCCATTGGTCCGGAGTCTCGTCCTTCAGATACTTCCCCGTTTTCAGATACAGGCGCAGACGGCGGTCGGTCTCCCGGAGCAGGCTCTTCAGCTTGTTGAGTCGGAAAAAGGAACGGTGCCAGCAAG is a genomic window containing:
- a CDS encoding HAMP domain-containing histidine kinase; this translates as MKRAEHNTLLDWVLHEMAGPLTAIGGYADIALEKDASPEEKDEAVRVIRQEASRLLRLTGEIRSMARLSKGQPIGAELSEFDLREVCGHAVSVHRVAWPGHELAVDTPAAVTVRADRDKLCQALLNLLANSAKYSPRGSEITVTCGREQDCGFVTVTDRGSGIAPEDLEKIFALGERLDAPLHTDGRGIGLFLTRELLSAMGGSIRVESRVGEGSRFTLLVPLA
- a CDS encoding glycosyltransferase codes for the protein MNIAILSESYFPVINGVSASTDILFRGLTARGHRVTVIAPDHPDAADGEGVLRTGSLILKAAKDYPLPSPAGLAGLEDMLKGIGPDVIHAQIPFLYGFRGRSIARKLGVPFVSVSHTLYPEYVHYVPFAPGPLAACAVKKYLARFYSSCDAVATPSAMMKVELMGYGVKREIRIIPTGIRLPGEPGAGDMRESLGIPRESRVLVYMSRVAREKNLDLLTEAYAGLQADYPDLTLLVIGGGPYLEHMKRQAAAGGGRYVFTGMVDNSRIYDYLRCGDIFAFPSVTETQGLAVCEAQAAGLPVVAVRAGGVPENIVENTTGFLTDNKAGDFAGRIRVLLDNEELRGKMSRRAAEHAVNFSIDGMLDRYEAFYRSTLEKRVREQ
- the ligA gene encoding NAD-dependent DNA ligase LigA, coding for MTPAERARQLTAAIEQANKEYYQEDSPTLSDAEYDALMRELAALEAEHPELADPSSPTRRVGAAPREGFGEVVHLTPMLSLSNIFSKEEFLAFDASLRRVLASDEPIEYICELKFDGLAVSVTYENGLLIRAGTRGDGSVGEDITENARTIRSIPLKCDAEDFPPLMEIRGEVILTHREFARINREREETGEQTFANCRNAAAGSLRQLDPRVTARRRLIMFCYGTVSPEGTGFETQSEAMETCRRWGFNVNPDYRVCRTPEEVLDYIDYIEERKKTLPYDCDGMVIKVNSVALQNEIGFAARSPKWATAYKFPGLQAETVLEDIELQVGRTGAITPVAVLSPVRLSGVVIKKATLHNQSEIDRKDIRIGDTVIVQRAGEVIPEVVRSVKEKRGLLQTPFVMPDCCPVCGSPAERDILSVRDGTPEYGAVLRCNNPRCPAQQKAAIEHFVSKGAMDIDGLGPMVIDKLLQKGLIADPSDIYRLTAEDLAGLYKSGQKSAENLIRAIDGSRHPEPGRFIYALGIRHVGEKTAEILADRFKTIGALAEASAGELALIPDIGDTVAGSIYGFFRNQSRLDFIERLLAAGVSPREPEEKEINESLAGKTLVFTGSLTRFTRSEAESMVRKAGGKASSSVSKNTWMVVAGPGAGSKLDKARELGVQVLSEEEFLRLMGKE
- a CDS encoding DEAD/DEAH box helicase is translated as MNVFERYAPFIRDYIYRSGWQSLRAVQNAAGDAIFGTDKNVLLTASTASGKTEAAFFPILTLLEEEPSRTVGVLYIAPLKALINDQFERLGELCEEQGIAVTKWHGDAARSKKRKLLRKPSGILQITPESLESLLINKHMEVPSLFGDLRFVVIDEIHSLLRADRGLQTFCLIERLCRLAGCDPRRIGLSATIGDPRLAGRFMSEGSGRGVVIPEFDGGKEVWRLSMEHFYKQDPQADEDMPVPPGTPPMEKPTDRAPKAADPGYGYIFEHTRGKKCLIFTNSREECEGVCQSLRQYCEATGQPDRFLIHHGNLSASYRESAEEDMKDDESAQSVCATATLELGIDIGRLERAFQIDAPFTVSGFLQRLGRTGRRDAPSEMWFVMREDHQEARAMTPDSIPWYLIQGIALVQSYIEDRFVEPPRLDRLPYSLLYHQTMSTLASHGEMTPAELASRVLTLSCFRRVTQEDYRLLLRHLLETDHAARTENGGLIMGLTGERVVNNYKFYAVFRENVEYTVRSGSEQLGTIVKPPPVGDKIAIAGRVWVVEDIDHKRLAVYASPVKGNIPAYFGDVAGDIHTRILERMYRVLTEDKEYPYLMSRARYRLAEARDTFRRSGMAERPLISLGGKMWALFPWVGTYPFLAMERFLKLRCAQRLGLKGLESSRPYYMQFTMQAGEADFYRIVTEEAGKEFDPLELVYPKEIPVFEKYDEYLPEELVRKGFACGILDIEGMKRRILEWKRFAGPAAGE
- a CDS encoding ATP-binding protein; translation: MTEEKKIPRRISQTVLNSLKGGVVPRIGLPYIAVGRKKEIEALLRDVDIIAEGGASFRFITGRYGSGKSFLLQTIRNYVMDRGFIVADADLSPERRLQGTKGQGLATYRELIGNLSTKTKPEGGALTLLLDRWINAVQNEALQETGLTPGDPALAEATDRKIYAVTASVSELVHGFEFARLLSAYYRAYLSGDDETRANVARWFRGEYSTKSEAREALGVNIIITDEDWYDYLKIFALFFRLAGYAGMMIMIDELVNIYKIPHTVTRQYNYEKLLAMYNDALQGKAKYIGIIMGITPQALEDKRRGVYSYEALRSRLGEGRFSAPGARDMLAPVIRLDPLTAEEMLVLCEKLSLMHSSLFGYDARITTEDLAEFIRIEYARIGADTNITPREVIRDFIELLDILYQDPSKDASHLLNSGEFGFAESEAVSDEKEAGFAEFTV